The Gracilimonas sp. genome includes a region encoding these proteins:
- a CDS encoding endonuclease MutS2, producing the protein MKLYPDSLLEKLGFDQIRQATLELTQSVRSEELMEALSPTSNPRRVELLTEQTKEMLEVIASADPFPLGEFPEVRDYLGAAKAEGSIIPLPAFVDILKISSMSRQVKSFFKARSEQLPRMAKLSEGLIPMKELEKSIKEKVTEHGELRDNASPELRAIRKKLNKRKSDLRTTINRSMKDASKDGMASDEGPTIRNGRMVIPIQAEFKRKIQGFVHDVSASGQTVYIEPVEALNLNNEIRQFEAEEQREIERILKELTRHVNNNSDYINQNLSFLAEIDVVFAKAKLTQKLDGQIPIIAKNQYLSVKEAYNPILRLKNLSAKKKEDKETIIPLFLRLEEDEQCLMITGPNAGGKSVAMKTVGLLALMIQSGYGVPADPTSEIPIFSGLFVDLGDDQSIENDLSTFSSRLKWMRETLEEFEPGSLVLIDEAAAGTDPEEGGALFQSFIEKLLDRNGKIIVTTHHGSLKVFAHEHPKAVNGSMEFDQATLSPTYKFKKGIPGSSYAFEIAERMNLDKKVLERSRVLLGEAKDKMESLITELETKSQQAADLKEKYSRLQDKAESERKKYENKIQAIEKDKEKIREKALKEAKSIMDSANQRVEQAVQKIVEQNKADKDEIKEIRKEVDQEKEDINRSLEEIEDRKEEREQVTDDPPQKGDHVRFKDGNTTGELVEINGNNAVVQAGGLRLKTKYKNLVKVEKQKKKKSKARSSIMVGDNSLTTEMVKPSIEVRGMRTEDALHEVTQYIDRAVYRNMNQVEIIHGKGDGILRSQIQSYLNTRSDVKNVETAPIERGGSGCTIVELK; encoded by the coding sequence ATGAAACTTTACCCTGACTCCCTTTTAGAAAAGCTCGGTTTCGACCAAATCCGGCAGGCAACCCTCGAATTAACCCAATCGGTGCGTTCGGAGGAGCTGATGGAGGCTCTTTCTCCCACATCCAACCCCCGGCGGGTGGAACTGCTGACCGAACAAACTAAAGAGATGTTGGAAGTGATTGCCTCAGCCGACCCCTTCCCTTTAGGGGAATTTCCCGAAGTCCGGGATTACCTCGGTGCCGCAAAGGCTGAAGGAAGTATTATCCCCCTCCCTGCTTTTGTGGATATTCTGAAAATATCGTCCATGTCGCGACAGGTAAAAAGCTTTTTTAAAGCTCGTTCCGAACAACTACCCCGAATGGCCAAACTTTCCGAAGGCCTTATCCCAATGAAGGAGCTCGAAAAAAGTATAAAGGAAAAAGTTACAGAACACGGTGAACTGCGTGATAATGCCAGCCCGGAATTACGAGCCATTCGAAAGAAATTAAACAAGCGGAAGTCAGATTTACGGACCACCATCAACCGATCGATGAAAGATGCCAGCAAGGATGGCATGGCATCGGATGAAGGACCAACAATCCGTAATGGACGTATGGTAATTCCAATTCAGGCTGAATTTAAGCGAAAGATCCAGGGCTTTGTGCATGATGTTTCGGCCAGCGGTCAAACGGTTTACATTGAACCGGTAGAAGCACTGAACCTGAATAATGAAATCCGGCAGTTTGAGGCTGAAGAACAGCGTGAAATTGAGCGCATCCTGAAAGAGCTGACCCGTCACGTGAATAATAACTCGGATTACATTAATCAGAACCTCTCTTTCCTGGCCGAAATTGATGTGGTTTTTGCCAAAGCTAAACTCACTCAAAAGCTGGACGGGCAAATTCCCATCATCGCCAAAAATCAGTATTTGAGCGTTAAGGAAGCTTACAATCCTATTCTTCGGCTCAAGAATCTGAGTGCAAAAAAGAAAGAAGACAAGGAAACCATCATCCCGCTTTTTCTGCGCCTTGAGGAAGACGAGCAGTGCCTGATGATTACCGGTCCTAATGCCGGGGGTAAATCCGTAGCCATGAAAACCGTGGGCCTGCTGGCGCTGATGATTCAATCCGGTTATGGAGTGCCTGCCGATCCCACATCCGAAATCCCCATTTTCTCCGGACTTTTTGTGGATCTGGGAGATGATCAATCCATAGAGAATGATCTGAGTACCTTCTCATCCCGCTTAAAATGGATGCGGGAAACTTTAGAAGAATTTGAACCCGGAAGCCTGGTGCTTATTGATGAAGCGGCTGCAGGAACTGACCCCGAAGAAGGCGGAGCCTTGTTTCAGTCGTTTATTGAGAAGCTGCTGGATCGAAATGGCAAGATCATTGTAACGACGCATCACGGCTCGCTGAAGGTATTTGCCCACGAGCATCCCAAAGCCGTGAATGGCTCCATGGAGTTTGATCAGGCTACCCTTTCCCCCACCTATAAATTCAAGAAAGGAATTCCCGGCAGCAGTTATGCTTTTGAAATAGCCGAACGGATGAACCTGGATAAGAAAGTGCTGGAGCGATCGCGCGTGCTGCTGGGAGAAGCCAAAGACAAGATGGAATCTTTGATCACCGAGCTGGAAACCAAATCTCAGCAGGCTGCCGACTTGAAAGAGAAGTACTCGAGGTTGCAGGATAAAGCGGAATCAGAGCGCAAAAAGTATGAGAATAAAATTCAGGCTATCGAGAAAGACAAAGAGAAAATCCGGGAGAAGGCCCTGAAAGAAGCCAAGTCGATTATGGATTCTGCCAACCAACGTGTGGAGCAGGCAGTTCAGAAGATCGTTGAGCAAAACAAGGCCGATAAGGATGAGATCAAGGAAATCCGCAAAGAAGTAGATCAGGAGAAAGAGGATATAAATCGTTCTCTGGAAGAAATAGAAGACCGGAAAGAGGAGCGCGAACAAGTAACCGACGATCCGCCCCAAAAAGGAGATCATGTTCGGTTCAAAGATGGAAATACGACCGGTGAGTTGGTGGAGATTAATGGTAACAACGCGGTGGTTCAGGCAGGCGGACTCCGACTCAAAACCAAATACAAAAACCTGGTTAAGGTAGAAAAACAGAAAAAGAAGAAATCCAAAGCCCGTTCTTCAATCATGGTGGGCGATAATAGCCTGACTACCGAAATGGTGAAGCCATCTATCGAAGTGCGGGGAATGCGAACAGAGGATGCCTTACACGAAGTGACTCAATATATCGACCGCGCCGTGTACCGAAATATGAATCAGGTGGAAATCATCCATGGAAAAGGTGATGGAATTTTACGCAGCCAAATACAGAGCTACCTCAACACCCGTAGTGATGTCAAGAATGTGGAAACGGCACCTATTGAGCGTGGCGGGTCTGGTTGTACGATCGTGGAGTTGAAGTAG
- a CDS encoding TonB-dependent receptor plug domain-containing protein, with translation MRILIAIVLSFLITCPAIGQLTAELDSIDVTASRITTTISESGKSVAVITQTDIQNMPVQSVDDLLRSLPGININARAGFGVQADVGVRGSTFSQVLFMLDNVPLNDPLTAHFNTNIPVALSEIGQIELIRGPASTSFGADAVGGVVHIKTKAYLMKDSEAPESLQTRTNVDVAAGEHNLQILDASVGVARKNWRFSTSFRTAQSDGESFRNPGFDEGVSSAETFNSYFDITNLSSAMSVKLNDNWTWYTRGGVENRDFNARYFYTRSIYDESEEQIESRWALTELTYENGVHRSEFTASYRDVEDVFDFNSALSPANVHQTGAFYVNGSHQYELNTNQLNTLSSSLRYMRFMAGAQVLNKEIESTDRGNHGNTSWGVYGIHTMNFDFGLSMTSSLRLQFNPISDLSFLPQVSASFDLGSIVLRSSVGRAIREGDFTERYISHQIPNLTPGRNVGNPDLLPEESTSFDIGFDWTPIAQLRFSPTFFYRSSSNLIDYSLTNSNQIDNADNLMADAEYFYASNISESDVTGVELLSAFTQKFASNSTLRSQVSYTYINTTSDQNTVSRYIANHPEHQASLDLSLQAGPLSINSQSSFNVRSEESAELINAEVPDKYFITNLNVGYTLFGDRFKVYMEVLNLTDTQYQEILGAPMPGRWVLGGIKYSM, from the coding sequence ATGAGAATCTTAATCGCTATTGTTCTTTCATTTCTAATAACCTGTCCGGCTATTGGGCAGCTAACCGCTGAACTTGACTCCATTGACGTAACGGCCTCACGCATCACAACCACCATATCCGAAAGTGGGAAAAGTGTTGCCGTCATCACACAAACTGATATTCAGAATATGCCGGTGCAGTCGGTAGATGATCTTTTACGCAGCCTTCCAGGTATCAATATTAATGCACGTGCCGGCTTTGGAGTACAAGCCGATGTGGGCGTGAGAGGAAGCACCTTTTCCCAAGTGCTTTTTATGCTTGACAACGTACCCCTTAACGACCCTTTGACCGCTCATTTCAACACCAATATTCCGGTGGCTTTATCTGAAATCGGACAAATTGAGCTGATTCGCGGACCAGCCAGCACCTCTTTCGGTGCCGATGCTGTTGGCGGAGTGGTTCATATTAAGACCAAAGCCTACTTAATGAAAGATTCGGAAGCCCCGGAGAGCCTGCAAACCCGCACAAACGTGGACGTGGCAGCCGGTGAACACAACCTGCAAATCCTGGATGCAAGCGTTGGCGTAGCCAGGAAAAACTGGAGGTTCAGTACTTCCTTCCGAACAGCACAATCGGACGGAGAGTCTTTCCGGAATCCCGGCTTTGATGAGGGTGTATCCTCTGCCGAAACTTTTAATTCCTATTTCGACATCACCAATCTTTCGTCGGCTATGTCGGTGAAGCTGAATGATAACTGGACCTGGTACACCCGTGGAGGTGTGGAGAATCGGGATTTCAATGCTCGTTATTTTTATACCCGCAGTATTTACGATGAATCGGAAGAGCAAATTGAAAGCCGATGGGCCCTTACCGAACTGACTTATGAAAATGGTGTTCATCGGTCCGAGTTTACAGCTTCCTATCGCGATGTTGAGGATGTATTCGACTTTAATTCCGCATTGTCTCCAGCCAACGTACATCAGACCGGGGCTTTTTATGTAAACGGTTCACACCAATACGAATTAAATACCAATCAACTGAATACTCTTTCTTCTTCTCTGAGATACATGCGGTTTATGGCCGGTGCTCAAGTGCTGAATAAAGAAATCGAGAGTACCGACAGAGGTAACCACGGAAATACATCTTGGGGAGTGTATGGCATCCACACCATGAACTTTGATTTCGGCCTCAGCATGACCTCCAGCCTGCGGTTACAGTTCAACCCTATCAGTGATTTGAGCTTTCTTCCTCAGGTTAGTGCTTCATTTGATCTGGGCTCTATTGTACTGCGTTCGTCTGTAGGACGGGCCATCCGGGAAGGTGATTTCACCGAGCGATATATTTCTCACCAAATTCCAAACCTGACTCCCGGAAGAAATGTCGGAAACCCGGATTTACTCCCTGAAGAATCCACTTCTTTTGATATTGGCTTTGACTGGACTCCGATTGCCCAGCTCCGGTTTTCTCCCACTTTCTTTTACCGCAGTTCCTCTAACCTGATTGATTACAGCCTGACTAACTCAAATCAGATAGATAATGCCGATAACCTGATGGCAGATGCCGAATACTTTTATGCATCCAATATCTCTGAAAGTGATGTAACCGGAGTAGAACTGCTTTCAGCATTCACTCAAAAGTTTGCATCCAATAGCACCCTTCGCTCGCAGGTTAGCTATACCTACATCAATACCACCAGTGATCAAAATACGGTATCAAGATATATTGCCAATCACCCCGAGCACCAGGCAAGCCTGGACCTGAGCCTTCAGGCAGGACCTTTATCCATTAACTCCCAGTCTTCCTTTAATGTCCGCTCTGAGGAGTCAGCAGAACTGATTAATGCAGAAGTACCGGATAAATATTTTATCACGAATCTGAATGTGGGATATACCCTTTTCGGAGATCGCTTTAAAGTATATATGGAAGTTCTGAACCTGACCGATACTCAATATCAGGAAATCCTGGGAGCCCCCATGCCTGGCCGCTGGGTACTCGGTGGTATAAAGTACTCTATGTAA
- a CDS encoding PhzF family phenazine biosynthesis protein, whose amino-acid sequence MKLPLYQVDAFTNKLFNGNPAAIVPLTEWLSDDLMQQIAAENNLSETAFFVEEGDGYRLRWFTPAVEVDLCGHATLATAHILFEELGYDKDEIIFKTRSGLLTVKKENGHLSMNFPAVEPEQAEGPAILFQALGIERTSNVYKSDDYMIVLDSEEEVTNLQPDFRMLNEVDARGIIVTAPGDDADFVSRFFAPQSGIDEDPVTGSAHTKTTPYWSRELGKTVMKARQISERGGDLTCRLKGDRVDILGQAVTYLKGEIFLG is encoded by the coding sequence ATGAAGTTACCGCTATATCAGGTTGATGCCTTTACGAACAAACTTTTTAATGGAAATCCGGCAGCGATTGTCCCGCTAACGGAGTGGCTCTCAGACGATCTAATGCAGCAGATTGCCGCGGAAAATAACCTTTCAGAAACCGCCTTTTTTGTTGAAGAGGGTGATGGATATCGCCTGAGGTGGTTCACTCCGGCTGTTGAGGTTGATTTATGCGGACATGCCACACTGGCGACGGCTCATATACTATTTGAGGAGCTGGGATATGATAAAGACGAAATCATATTCAAAACGCGCAGTGGACTGCTGACTGTAAAGAAAGAGAACGGCCACCTGTCGATGAACTTTCCTGCCGTGGAACCGGAACAAGCCGAAGGCCCGGCTATCCTGTTTCAGGCGCTGGGTATTGAGCGGACTTCAAACGTTTATAAGTCGGATGACTACATGATTGTGCTGGATTCTGAAGAAGAAGTGACCAATCTTCAGCCCGATTTTCGCATGCTTAACGAAGTTGATGCCCGGGGGATTATCGTGACGGCTCCCGGAGATGATGCAGATTTCGTCTCCCGGTTTTTTGCCCCCCAGTCTGGCATTGATGAAGACCCCGTAACCGGTTCGGCTCATACCAAAACAACACCGTACTGGAGTCGTGAACTGGGAAAAACGGTGATGAAAGCCCGACAGATTTCAGAAAGAGGGGGTGACCTGACTTGTCGGCTCAAAGGGGACCGGGTTGATATTTTAGGACAGGCGGTAACCTATCTGAAAGGGGAGATTTTCCTTGGTTGA
- a CDS encoding sulfite exporter TauE/SafE family protein produces the protein MVEILILLALGLAAGVLAGLLGIGGGIIFTPVLFFLFEAEGVENPVLWTVASGLFCTFVAASGSTIRQYVQKHVFWLEGIKLGALGAVGVYIGKLLITSPYYSRTEFVIFFSCMLIYVAFMMFRRGSDKENEYDREYTRMGFKETSITGGLGGFVAALAGVGGGGIMVPIMNLFYKQPFRKAVSVSHLAMIIMVTSGWLQLAFEPGAISGITEFSVGYVDFGAALPLSLGGLAGGFGGAFLNHKINRTYLQWGFAVLAVAMAGRLIWGIL, from the coding sequence TTGGTTGAGATTTTGATTCTATTGGCATTGGGACTGGCTGCGGGAGTGCTGGCCGGACTTTTAGGTATTGGAGGGGGAATCATTTTCACCCCGGTGCTTTTCTTTTTATTTGAAGCCGAAGGGGTGGAAAATCCGGTACTTTGGACGGTGGCATCCGGCTTGTTCTGCACGTTTGTGGCTGCTTCCGGAAGCACTATTCGGCAATATGTTCAGAAACATGTTTTTTGGCTGGAGGGAATTAAGCTTGGAGCACTGGGAGCCGTGGGTGTGTACATTGGGAAGCTGCTGATCACTTCACCATATTACAGTCGCACCGAATTCGTGATATTTTTCAGCTGTATGCTGATTTATGTGGCCTTTATGATGTTCCGCCGTGGCAGCGATAAAGAGAATGAGTACGACCGGGAGTACACCCGCATGGGATTTAAAGAAACATCAATTACCGGGGGGTTAGGCGGATTTGTAGCTGCTTTAGCCGGTGTTGGCGGCGGCGGGATTATGGTTCCCATCATGAACCTGTTTTACAAACAACCTTTTCGCAAAGCAGTAAGCGTTTCTCATTTAGCGATGATTATTATGGTGACCTCCGGTTGGTTGCAGCTGGCTTTTGAGCCCGGAGCCATTTCAGGGATAACGGAATTCTCTGTGGGTTATGTGGATTTCGGGGCGGCATTACCTCTTTCTCTGGGAGGATTAGCCGGTGGATTTGGTGGCGCTTTCCTGAATCACAAAATAAACCGTACATACCTGCAATGGGGATTTGCAGTACTTGCCGTGGCCATGGCCGGCCGGTTGATTTGGGGAATTCTGTAG
- a CDS encoding glycosyltransferase has product MKIGYITKQNPLNRKAYSGTHYYMLKALGKSFEEVVPFGPVDSNYKIIPKAKGRLLRLLTGKVYKYQYDIGLAKRMASIIDQKITEHQPDALLASLMNPEMAYVKSDVPFYLTSDATSVLLNEVYGSHSNLHPLSIKEAIHLEKKAFEKAAKLILPLQWLADSAMKDFGVPSSKIEVIPYGANLDTEISEDEVEQLLQHRRQSSKVKLLFVGIRWEEKGGSFVVKVLRSLLEKGMNAELNIVGCEPDIPNKPEGINMIGFVDKETEEGRTRLDQLYKEATFFIMPTQAECVGMSFIEAASYALPAIGSETGGVPEAVSDHETGLICRSSHTPDEVADWIMAVRKDEQRYSNLSEQAYARYKSQMNWGNWSRKVKDVITLLH; this is encoded by the coding sequence ATGAAAATAGGCTACATCACAAAACAGAATCCTTTAAACCGGAAAGCATATTCCGGAACGCATTATTATATGTTAAAGGCGCTGGGGAAAAGCTTTGAAGAGGTAGTTCCATTCGGCCCGGTTGATTCCAACTATAAAATCATCCCGAAGGCAAAAGGCCGATTGCTTCGATTACTGACGGGTAAGGTGTACAAATACCAGTATGATATCGGGCTGGCCAAACGTATGGCTTCCATCATTGATCAAAAAATTACGGAACATCAGCCCGATGCGCTATTGGCCTCGTTGATGAATCCGGAGATGGCGTATGTGAAATCGGATGTGCCCTTTTACCTAACTTCAGACGCCACCTCCGTTTTGTTGAATGAAGTGTATGGCAGTCATTCCAACCTTCATCCATTAAGCATTAAAGAAGCCATCCATCTCGAAAAAAAAGCGTTTGAGAAAGCCGCTAAACTTATACTTCCCCTCCAATGGCTGGCCGATTCTGCGATGAAAGACTTTGGGGTTCCATCATCCAAAATAGAAGTGATACCCTACGGAGCTAATCTGGATACTGAAATTTCAGAAGATGAAGTGGAGCAGCTACTTCAACACCGCCGGCAATCATCAAAAGTAAAGTTGCTCTTTGTAGGTATTCGCTGGGAAGAAAAAGGAGGTTCTTTTGTAGTGAAAGTGTTGCGCTCACTGTTAGAAAAAGGAATGAACGCCGAATTGAACATTGTAGGCTGTGAACCTGATATCCCCAACAAACCTGAGGGGATAAACATGATCGGGTTCGTGGATAAGGAGACAGAAGAGGGTAGAACACGTTTGGATCAGCTCTATAAAGAAGCCACATTTTTTATCATGCCCACCCAAGCCGAGTGTGTGGGGATGTCGTTTATAGAAGCCGCCTCGTACGCATTACCGGCAATTGGTTCTGAAACCGGAGGCGTTCCCGAAGCCGTTTCGGATCATGAAACCGGGCTAATTTGCAGGTCTTCACACACCCCGGATGAAGTGGCTGATTGGATTATGGCTGTCCGAAAGGATGAGCAGAGATACAGTAACTTATCTGAGCAAGCTTATGCCCGATATAAAAGTCAGATGAATTGGGGGAATTGGAGTAGAAAAGTGAAAGATGTGATCACACTTCTCCACTAA
- a CDS encoding nuclear transport factor 2 family protein, with protein MKQLPISLSGLFVFILIAFLSSCSQINPQQEKAALTELLDEFLTNVDDPDMHDRLWAEDLIYTGSAGTRHGKDVIMDGMMDSESDTAESAGPAYSFDNLQVKIFDNTAALTFRLIAETPSESGVDTSYYLNSGFFEKRNGQWKAVVWQATRMAESSEN; from the coding sequence ATGAAACAACTACCTATCAGTTTATCGGGCTTATTTGTATTTATATTAATCGCTTTTTTGAGCAGCTGCTCACAGATCAATCCCCAGCAAGAAAAAGCAGCTTTGACTGAGCTATTGGATGAGTTCCTGACAAATGTAGATGATCCCGACATGCACGACCGGCTTTGGGCCGAAGACCTGATATATACAGGATCGGCAGGCACCCGCCACGGGAAAGATGTGATTATGGATGGGATGATGGATTCCGAATCGGATACCGCAGAATCAGCAGGCCCTGCTTATTCTTTTGATAACCTCCAGGTGAAAATTTTCGATAATACGGCAGCTCTCACTTTCCGGTTAATAGCCGAAACCCCTTCCGAATCGGGTGTGGACACAAGCTACTACCTCAACAGCGGATTCTTTGAGAAGCGCAACGGTCAATGGAAAGCAGTTGTCTGGCAGGCTACCCGGATGGCGGAGTCTTCGGAGAATTAG
- the ftsZ gene encoding cell division protein FtsZ → MANNSRFFFDEQSQENAKIKVIGVGGGGGNAINNMINMGLESVEYIALNTDAQALKNSMADIKVQVGSALTNGLGAGARPEIGREAVEENRHEIEESIENADMVFVTAGMGGGTGTGGAPVVAGIAKRRGILTVGIVTTPFECEGKVRKKYALEGITELKKNCDTVIVIPNERLLDIADENTSLMDAFAMANEVLYNATRGISDLILMPGLINLDFADVRTTMSDGGAAIMGSATAEGADRAEKAARAAINSPLLDGVSIRGARNVLVNISAGSNLGMRETTTATNIIHDEAGENAEIILGTVLDENFGEDIRVTVIATGFDLAEDRTTAKVAGNDKGSLNKAAENAQANMQTSSKKPDVPNRFQRGTGDYYKGENNLKKLDTPSYLRRDLNVRKQEDSIEVPEEEEQKSEAQDNIAPFQSRTERIRKDDTDQPAFLRKIMD, encoded by the coding sequence ATGGCTAACAATTCACGTTTCTTTTTTGACGAACAGAGCCAGGAAAACGCCAAGATCAAAGTGATCGGCGTTGGCGGCGGTGGCGGTAACGCCATAAACAATATGATAAACATGGGCCTTGAAAGTGTGGAGTATATCGCTCTGAACACCGACGCACAGGCCCTGAAGAACAGCATGGCAGATATCAAGGTTCAGGTAGGCTCGGCACTTACCAATGGGCTTGGAGCCGGAGCACGTCCCGAAATCGGACGTGAAGCGGTAGAAGAAAACCGCCATGAAATCGAAGAATCTATCGAAAATGCCGACATGGTATTTGTAACGGCCGGAATGGGCGGTGGAACCGGAACCGGGGGAGCTCCCGTGGTTGCCGGAATCGCCAAGCGCCGTGGCATACTTACCGTGGGTATTGTAACCACCCCTTTTGAATGTGAGGGTAAAGTTCGGAAAAAATATGCCTTGGAAGGCATCACCGAACTGAAGAAAAATTGCGATACGGTAATAGTGATTCCGAATGAGCGACTACTCGATATCGCCGACGAAAACACATCTCTTATGGATGCATTCGCAATGGCAAATGAGGTTCTCTACAACGCAACGCGGGGTATCAGTGATCTTATCCTGATGCCGGGTCTGATTAACCTTGACTTTGCCGACGTTCGCACAACCATGAGCGACGGTGGAGCTGCCATTATGGGATCAGCAACAGCTGAAGGTGCCGACCGTGCCGAGAAAGCCGCTCGTGCTGCTATTAACTCTCCGCTGTTGGACGGAGTAAGCATTCGCGGAGCCCGCAACGTGTTGGTGAATATTTCCGCCGGTTCCAACCTTGGAATGCGCGAAACCACCACGGCTACCAACATCATCCATGATGAAGCCGGTGAAAATGCCGAAATCATCCTGGGTACGGTACTGGATGAGAACTTTGGCGAAGACATCCGTGTGACCGTTATTGCCACCGGTTTTGATCTAGCCGAAGACCGAACCACTGCTAAAGTAGCCGGCAATGATAAAGGCTCGCTGAACAAAGCAGCTGAAAATGCACAGGCTAACATGCAAACCAGCAGCAAGAAACCCGATGTGCCTAACCGCTTTCAGCGTGGTACCGGTGATTATTACAAGGGTGAAAACAACCTTAAAAAATTAGACACTCCGTCTTACCTGCGCCGCGATTTAAACGTGCGCAAGCAAGAAGACAGCATTGAGGTCCCTGAAGAAGAGGAGCAAAAAAGTGAGGCGCAGGATAACATCGCGCCATTCCAGAGCCGCACGGAACGCATCCGCAAGGATGACACCGACCAGCCGGCTTTCCTCCGCAAAATCATGGACTAA
- the ftsA gene encoding cell division protein FtsA, whose product MEEHENIMVGLDIGTTKICAIVASIDEQERIHILGVGKAQSDGLNRGVVVNIDKTVNAIKDAIAQAELASGIQVNSVNVGIAGDHIRSMRSKGVITINNKDNEITAKDVERLLEDCQRIMLPTDQQILHVIPQEFVVDGQDGISDPVGMSGMRMEAEVHIITGLVSAAKNIYRCVERAGYQVADIILEPLASSYSVLDEEEKEAGVVLVDIGGGTTDVAIFQDNTIRHTAVIAIAGQKVTDDIRLGLSVLDDQAETLKRKHGESYADLIEEDEVITVPGIAGRPPKEITKSILAKIVQARMEEILEIVGIEIKRSGYADSMSAGVVITGGGSLVKNVCPLANEILGLDAKVGIPLGITGGLKEEVNSPIYATGVGLVMHALRSGTANNQTMMPSSSKGTNVEQVMQKITDRMKSWFKEL is encoded by the coding sequence ATGGAAGAACATGAAAACATCATGGTAGGTCTCGATATCGGGACCACCAAAATTTGCGCAATCGTAGCTTCAATCGATGAACAAGAACGGATTCACATCCTCGGGGTGGGCAAAGCTCAAAGTGATGGCCTGAACCGTGGCGTGGTGGTGAACATCGATAAAACCGTAAATGCCATCAAAGATGCCATTGCCCAGGCAGAACTGGCTTCCGGTATACAGGTAAACTCGGTGAATGTGGGTATTGCCGGCGATCATATCCGCAGTATGCGCAGCAAAGGCGTAATCACCATCAACAACAAAGACAACGAAATTACAGCTAAAGATGTAGAGCGCCTTCTTGAAGACTGCCAGCGCATCATGCTTCCGACTGACCAGCAGATTCTGCACGTAATTCCACAGGAGTTTGTAGTGGACGGGCAGGATGGAATCAGTGATCCGGTAGGAATGAGCGGTATGCGTATGGAAGCCGAAGTTCACATCATAACCGGACTGGTATCTGCGGCCAAAAACATTTATCGCTGTGTGGAACGCGCCGGATACCAGGTTGCCGACATCATTTTAGAACCCCTGGCTTCCTCCTACTCCGTGTTGGACGAAGAGGAAAAAGAAGCCGGTGTGGTGCTGGTGGATATCGGAGGAGGAACTACCGACGTGGCCATCTTCCAGGATAACACGATCCGCCATACGGCCGTAATTGCCATCGCCGGACAAAAAGTAACCGACGACATTCGTCTCGGGCTCAGCGTGCTTGACGATCAGGCCGAAACCCTGAAACGCAAGCACGGCGAAAGTTATGCTGATCTGATCGAAGAGGATGAAGTCATAACGGTACCCGGCATTGCGGGACGTCCTCCAAAGGAAATCACAAAGAGTATTCTCGCCAAGATTGTTCAGGCTCGGATGGAAGAGATCCTGGAAATCGTGGGAATTGAAATTAAGCGCAGCGGATATGCTGACTCGATGAGTGCCGGCGTCGTTATTACCGGCGGCGGATCGCTTGTGAAGAATGTATGTCCCCTTGCAAACGAAATATTAGGACTGGATGCCAAAGTGGGAATCCCATTAGGTATCACAGGTGGACTGAAGGAAGAAGTAAACAGCCCGATTTACGCCACCGGTGTAGGATTGGTGATGCACGCTCTTCGTTCAGGTACTGCGAACAATCAAACGATGATGCCATCATCATCGAAAGGAACCAACGTGGAACAAGTGATGCAGAAAATCACCGACCGCATGAAAAGTTGGTTCAAAGAGCTTTAG